In one window of Musa acuminata AAA Group cultivar baxijiao chromosome BXJ3-2, Cavendish_Baxijiao_AAA, whole genome shotgun sequence DNA:
- the LOC135632109 gene encoding probable carboxylesterase 17, whose product MVVKEMTRKRVVDEVSGWLRVFDDGTVDRTWTGPPEALFLMNPVQPFDTPRDGVTLHDIPGYPSFRLYLPESSSKPLPILLHFHGGGFCISHFSWFMYHQFYSRLAAAVPAAVVSVDLPLAPEHRMPSAADAGFAALLRLRRLARGRDGSDPAERLLRAAADFSRVFLIGDSSGGNLVHLVAARAGEEDSEFWSPLRVAGGIPLQPGFVRSTRSRSELELQADSVFFTLDMLDKFLALGLPQGATKDHPFTCPMGDAAPPMEQVRLPPFLVAVAERDLIHDTNLEYCEAMKEAGQEVEVLVSGGVSHSFYLNKFAVDNDPTTAKRTEELIVAIKDFVGRH is encoded by the coding sequence ATGGTTGTGAAGGAGATGACACGCAAACGGGTGGTGGACGAGGTCTCCGGGTGGCTGCGGGTCTTTGACGACGGCACCGTCGACCGGACCTGGACCGGGCCGCCGGAGGCACTCTTCCTCATGAACCCGGTGCAGCCCTTCGACACCCCTCGCGACGGCGTCACCCTCCACGACATCCCCGGCTACCCCTCCTTCCGCCTCTACCTGCCGGAGTCCAGCAGTAAGCCCCTACCCATCCTCCTCCACTTCCACGGGGGCGGCTTCTGCATCAGCCACTTCTCGTGGTTCATGTACCACCAGTTCTACTCTCGCCTCGCCGCCGCCGTCCCCGCGGCCGTCGTCTCCGTGGACCTTCCCCTCGCCCCCGAGCACCGCATGCCCTCCGCAGCCGACGCTGGCTTTGCGGCCCTCCTCCGCCTGCGCAGGCTCGCCCGCGGCCGGGATGGCAGTGATCCTGCTGAGAGGCTGCTCCGCGCTGCTGCCGACTTCTCGCGCGTGTTCCTCATCGGCGACAGCTCCGGGGGGAACCTGGTGCACCTGGTGGCGGCGCGGGCCGGGGAGGAAGACTCGGAGTTCTGGTCGCCGCTCAGGGTGGCGGGCGGCATCCCACTCCAACCGGGCTTCGTCCGCTCGACTCGAAGCCGCTCCGAGCTGGAGCTCCAGGCCGACTCGGTGTTCTTCACGCTCGACATGCTCGACAAGTTCCTGGCGTTGGGGCTGCCGCAGGGAGCCACCAAGGACCACCCATTCACGTGCCCGATGGGGGACGCGGCGCCGCCGATGGAGCAGGTGAGGCTGCCGCCCTTCCTGGTGGCGGTGGCGGAGCGCGACCTGATACACGACACCAACCTGGAGTACTGCGAGGCGATGAAGGAGGCCGGGCAGGAGGTGGAGGTGCTGGTGAGCGGCGGCGTCAGCCACTCCTTCTACCTCAACAAGTTCGCGGTCGACAACGACCCCACCACCGCGAAGAGGACGGAGGAGCTCATCGTGGCCATCAAGGACTTCGTCGGCCGCCACTGA
- the LOC135631213 gene encoding pyruvate, phosphate dikinase, chloroplastic-like has product MAPANLRNQRVFTFGKGKSEGNKNMKALLGGKGANLAEMASIGLSVPPGLTVSTEACQEYQECGHKLPAGLWEEILDALAAVEADMGARLGDPARPLLVSVRSGAAVSMPGMMDTVLNLGLNDEVVAGLAIKSGDRFAYDSYRRFLDMFGNVVMGISHSLFEEKLEALKKAKGAKQDTDLSAADLRELVAQYKNVYVEAKGERFPTDPKRQLYLAVIAVFDSWDSSRAKKYRSINQITGLKGTAVNVQCMVFGNMGNTSGTGVLFTRNPSTGEKKLYGEFLVNAQGEDVVAGIRTPQDLDTMKQCVPDAYDELVENCEILERHYKDMMDIEFTVQENRLWMLQCRAGKRTGNGAVKIAVEMVKEGLVDIHSAVKMVEPGHVDQLLHPQFENPSAYKDKVIATGLPASPGAAVGQVVFTADDAEAWHAQGKAVILVRTETSPEDIGGMHAAEGILTARGGMTSHAAVVARGWGKSCVSGCSDIRVNDADKVVVIGDKVIHEGDWLSLNGSTGEVITGKQPLSPPALSGDLGTFMSWVDEIRQLKVMANADTPDDALTARNNGAQGIGLCRTEHMFFASDERIKAVRQMIMASNLEQRQRALNLLLPYQRSDFEGIFHAMDGFPVTIRLLDPPLHEFLPEGNLEDIVSELASETGAKEEEIFSRVEKLSEVNPMLGFRGCRLGISYPELTEMQTRAIFEAAISMSKQGVSVFPEVMVPLIGTPQELEHQVSLIRKIAEQVFSEMGASITYKVGTMIEVPRAALIADEIAELAEFFSFGTNDLTQMTFGYSRDDVGKFLPVYLSKGILQSDPFEVLDQKGVGQLIKVAVERGRRARPDLKLGICGEHGGEPSSVAFFAQTGLDYVSCSPFRVPIARLAAAQVAV; this is encoded by the exons ATGGCTCCTGCTAATCTGCGTAATCAGAGGGTGTTCACCTTCGGCAAGGGGAAGAGTGAAGGCAACAAGAACATGAAGGCTTTG TTGGGCGGGAAAGGAGCGAACCTGGCCGAGATGGCGAGCATCGGGCTGTCGGTGCCACCGGGGCTGACGGTGTCGACGGAGGCGTGCCAGGAGTACCAGGAGTGCGGCCACAAGCTGCCGGCCGGCCTCTGGGAGGAGATACTGGACGCCCTGGCTGCAGTGGAGGCGGACATGGGGGCTCGTCTCGGCGATCCAGCGCGGCCGCTCCTCGTCTCCGTTCGCTCCGGCGCCGCG GTGTCGATGCCTGGGATGATGGACACGGTCCTCAACCTGGGCCTCAACGACGAGGTGGTGGCGGGGCTAGCGATCAAGAGCGGCGACCGGTTCGCCTACGACTCCTACCGCCGCTTCTTGGACATGTTTGGGAATgtg GTAATGGGGATCTCACACTCGCTGTTTGAAGAAAAGCTGGAAGCCCTGAAGAAGGCAAAAGGTGCGAAGCAGGACACCGACCTCAGCGCCGCGGACCTCCGGGAACTGGTGGCCCAGTACAAGAACGTGTACGTCGAGGCGAAAGGCGAGCGGTTCCCTACAG ATCCGAAGAGGCAGTTGTACCTGGCGGTGATCGCCGTCTTCGATTCGTGGGACAGCTCGAGGGCGAAGAAGTACCGGAGCATCAACCAGATCACGGGGCTCAAGGGGACGGCGGTGAATGTGCAGTGCATGGTGTTTGGGAACATGGGGAACACCTCGGGGACTGGGGTGCTCTTCACGCGGAACCCCAGCACGGGCGAGAAGAAGCTCTACGGGGAGTTCCTCGTCAATGCTCAG GGTGAGGATGTTGTTGCCGGAATCAGAACTCCACAGGATCTGGACACTATGAAGCAATGTGTGCCAGACGCTTATGATGAGCTTGTGGAGAATTGTGAAATTCTAGAGCGGCATTACAAAGACATGATG GATATAGAGTTTACTGTTCAGGAAAATAGGCTTTGGATGCTGCAGTGCCGAGCAGGAAAGCGCACTGGAAATGGTGCAGTGAAGATTGCAGTTGAGATGGTCAAAGAAGGTCTTGTTGATATTCATTCTGCTGTTAAGATGGTGGAGCCAGGTCATGTGGACCAACTTCTTCATCCACAG TTTGAAAATCCATCTGCATACAAGGACAAAGTGATTGCGACAGGCTTGCCTGCATCACCAGGAGCCGCAGTTGGTCAAGTTGTCTTCACTGCTGATGATGCTGAAGCATGGCATGCTCAGGGCAAGGCTGTTATTCTG GTGAGGACAGAGACTAGCCCAGAGGATATTGGTGGCATGCATGCTGCTGAAGGAATTCTGACAGCTAGAGGTGGTATGACTTCCCATGCAGCTGTTGTAGCACGTGGGTGGGGAAAATCCTGTGTTTCTGGCTGCTCTGATATTCGTGTAAATGATGCAGATAAG GTGGTGGTTATTGGAGACAAAGTGATACATGAAGGTGACTGGCTATCCCTCAATGGATCAACTGGAGAGGTAATTACAGGGAAGCAGCCACTTTCTCCACCAGCTCTGAGTGGTGACTTGGGAACCTTCATGTCATGGGTTGATGAGATACGGCAACTTAAG GTCATGGCAAATGCAGATACGCCTGATGATGCTCTGACAGCAAGAAATAATGGTGCACAAGGGATTGGACTCTGTAGGACAGAGCACATG TTCTTTGCTTCAGATGAAAGGATAAAGGCTGTCAGACAAATGATAATGGCATCAAATCTTGAACAGAGACAACGAGCATTAAACCTCCTCTTGCCCTATCAGAGATCAGACTTTGAAGGAATCTTTCATGCCATGGATG GGTTTCCAGTGACTATCCGGCTACTGGACCCTCCACTCCATGAGTTTCTGCCAGAGGGTAATCTTGAGGATATTGTTAGTGAACTGGCTTCGGAAACCGgtgcaaaagaagaagaaatcttttCAAGGGTGGAAAAGCTTTCTGAAGTAAATCCGATGCTCGGTTTCCGTGGTTGCAG GCTTGGCATATCATATCCAGAGTTGACTGAGATGCAAACTCGTGCTATATTTGAAGCTGCTATTTCTATGAGCAAACAGGGTGTCAGTGTTTTTCCAGAGGTAATGGTACCTCTTATAGGGACACCTCAG GAATTAGAGCATCAAGTGAGTCTAATACGGAAGATAGCTGAGCAAGTCTTCTCCGAGATGGGAGCCTCCATAACCTACAAGGTTGGAACCATGATTGAGGTTCCCAGGGCTGCCCTTATTGCAGACGAG ATTGCTGAACTGGCAGAGTTCTTCTCTTTTGGAACAAATGATCTTACACAAATGACATTTGGTTATAGTAGGGATGATGTTGGCAAGTTTCTGCCAGTCTACTTATCCAAGGGCATCCTCCAAAGTGATCCATTTGAG GTTCTTGATCAGAAAGGAGTAGGGCAGCTCATTAAGGTTGCTGTAGAGAGAGGCCGTAGAGCTAGGCCTGATTTAAAG TTAGGAATATGTGGCGAACATGGTGGAGAGCCATCTTCCGTTGCTTTCTTTGCGCAGACTGGACTGGACTACGTCTCATGTTCTCCATTCAG GGTCCCAATTGCAAGGCTTGCAGCAGCTCAGGTGGCAGTATGA